In Pelosinus sp. IPA-1, a single genomic region encodes these proteins:
- a CDS encoding WecB/TagA/CpsF family glycosyltransferase, with protein MRNRVAVLNVLIDVVTMKEAVNAVKGFILQKKSHLVVTPNAEMIMMANKDKQLADIINNADLVVPDGAGVVWAARYQGDSMPERVAGYDLVQNLLVEATKEKYKIYMLGGAPGIAEQAKEIAQERYPGVQIVGTRNGFFTKKEEPDIISNIRACQPDILLVALGVPRQEKWLNEYKEQINVPVSIGVGGTFDVMAGVVRRAPIWMQHANLEWLFRLLSEPKRAIRMLALPRFVMKVVASKKHRM; from the coding sequence CTGTTTTAAATGTGTTGATTGATGTTGTGACAATGAAAGAAGCGGTAAATGCAGTTAAGGGATTTATTCTTCAAAAGAAGTCCCACTTAGTTGTCACCCCTAACGCAGAAATGATAATGATGGCTAATAAAGATAAACAATTGGCAGATATTATCAATAATGCGGATTTGGTCGTACCTGATGGTGCAGGGGTGGTTTGGGCGGCACGTTACCAAGGTGATAGTATGCCAGAACGTGTGGCGGGATATGATTTGGTGCAAAATTTGTTAGTTGAAGCTACTAAAGAAAAGTATAAAATTTATATGCTTGGTGGAGCGCCTGGCATCGCTGAACAAGCGAAAGAGATAGCACAAGAGCGTTATCCAGGTGTGCAAATTGTCGGTACACGTAATGGTTTCTTTACTAAAAAAGAAGAACCTGATATTATAAGTAACATTCGAGCTTGTCAGCCAGATATATTATTAGTTGCTTTAGGTGTACCGAGACAAGAAAAGTGGCTAAATGAATATAAAGAGCAAATAAATGTTCCTGTATCAATTGGAGTAGGTGGAACATTTGATGTAATGGCTGGGGTTGTACGTCGGGCACCAATTTGGATGCAACATGCTAATTTGGAATGGTTGTTTCGATTACTGTCAGAGCCTAAGCGTGCAATACGTATGTTAGCTTTACCACGTTTCGTTATGAAGGTAGTAGCTAGTAAAAAGCACAGAATGTAG
- a CDS encoding phosphatidylserine decarboxylase family protein, with product MVKAPIVKEGYIYIVVLAIITVVIYVTVDPYWSIIPAVLMGFITFFFRNPKRKIPYDNSLVLSPADGKVMSVCEVYDDQFLNQVGLKVTIFLSVFDVHVNRSPIAGEIKFQQYTCGRFRPAYKESVGCENERHSIGIENDNMKVLVTQIAGILARRIVSWVTLGSILQLGERYGLIKFASCTEVIVPKTVEILVKKGDRVKGGETVIGRLLQ from the coding sequence ATGGTTAAAGCGCCTATAGTTAAAGAGGGTTACATATACATTGTTGTTCTTGCTATTATTACGGTAGTAATTTATGTAACTGTCGATCCATATTGGAGTATTATCCCTGCTGTTTTAATGGGATTTATTACTTTCTTTTTTCGTAATCCTAAGAGGAAGATTCCTTATGATAATAGTCTAGTTTTATCACCTGCAGATGGTAAGGTAATGAGTGTTTGCGAAGTTTACGATGACCAATTTTTAAATCAAGTAGGCCTAAAAGTGACCATATTTTTATCGGTTTTTGATGTACACGTAAACCGTAGTCCTATTGCCGGTGAAATAAAATTTCAGCAATACACTTGCGGACGGTTTCGACCTGCTTATAAGGAATCTGTAGGGTGTGAAAATGAACGTCACTCTATCGGAATAGAAAATGATAATATGAAAGTATTAGTAACACAGATAGCTGGTATTTTAGCTAGGCGTATTGTCTCTTGGGTCACGCTTGGAAGTATTTTACAGCTGGGTGAGCGATATGGTTTGATAAAATTTGCATCATGTACAGAAGTGATTGTACCTAAAACAGTAGAAATTCTTGTGAAAAAAGGTGACAGAGTTAAGGGTGGCGAGACAGTTATAGGGAGGTTGTTACAATGA